The following DNA comes from Thermoflexus sp..
GTGGCCACCGCCGTGGTCTCGAAGCCGGTGGCGAAGAAGACGACTTCCCGATCGGTCTCCCGGGCGATCTGAAGGGCCTCCCACGGGCTGTAGATCACCCGCACGTCCGCCCCCTCCGCCTTGGCCTCCGCCAGTGATTTAAGGGTCCCGGGCACCCGAAACATGTCCCCGAAGGTGGCCAGGATCACCCCCTGCTCGGCCAGGTAGACGGCCTCGTCCACCTCCGGCATGTCGGTCACGCACACCGGGCAGCCGGGCCCCATGATCACCCGGAGGTTGGGCGGAAGCAGGCTCCGGAGGCCGAAGCGGGCGATGCTCTGCTCGTGGGTGCCGCAAACGTGCATGACCGAGATGGGCTCCGGAAGATCCCGGCACAGCCGATCCAGGGCCTGCTGGAAGGCCTGCACCCGTTCCGGATCCCGGAACTCCAGCCGCTCGGAAGGCTTCGCCATGCGCGCCCGGATCATGGCCCTTCCTCCACCGCGCGCAGCTCATCCCGGATCTCGGCGCGCAGCAGATCCTCCTCCGTCGTCCGGAGCAGGGCCTCGTAGAAGGCGAGGGTGTTCTCCACCTCCTCCGGAGGGATGCGGCGGATGGCGAAGCCCACATGGACCAGGACGTAGTCCCCCGGCGAGACGGGCTCGTCCACAACGTGGAGCAGCACCGGCTTGCGCATCCCCCAGAAGTCCACCAGGGCCGTCCTCTCGTTCACTTCCACCACTTTCCCCGGCACGCCTAAGCACATCATACACCTCCTGTCGGAAACAGATCGGAAGCGCCCTCCAGACGGGCCGCGGCGATCAAGATCTGGCCCAGGCTGATCCCCCCATCGTTGGGGGGGACCTGGCGGTGCAGGAGGACGGTGAAGCCTTCCTCTTCCAGACGTCGGGCGGCCTCTTCGGTCAGATAACGATTCTGGAAGCAGCCGCCGGTCAGCGCCACCCGCGTTTCCCCCACGGCCCGGGCCACGGCGACGATGGCCTCCACCAGCGCCCGGTGGAAGCGCGCCGCGATCCGGCCTCGATCCGTCCTCCGCCGCAGGTCCTCCAGGATGGCCTCCAAGAGGGGGCGCCAGTCCAGGACCCAGGCGGGCTCTCCCCCCGGGTTTTCGACCAGGGGAAGCGGATAGGCGCGCCGCTCGGCGGGATCGGCGAGGAACTCCAGCGCCATGGCGGCCTGGCCTTCGAAGCTCACCTGCTGGTGCAGATCCAGGATGGCCGCCACCGCGTCGAACAGCCGCCCCATGCTGGAGGTGCGCGGGGCGTTCAGCCCGCGGGCCATCATCCGGGCCAGGGCCTGGCGTTCGGCCGGGCGCAGCGTCCGCACCGGCGGGAGGTCCTCCCATTCCATCGCCGCCTCGCCCGCCATCTCCCACAGCAGCGCGAAGGCGACCCGTCGGGGCTCGTGGACCGCCGCGTCCCCTCCGGGGAGGGAGAAGGGCCGCAGGCTGGCGACGCGCCGGAAGCCGGAGGCGTCCCCCCACAAGAACTCGCCGCCCCAGATGGTCCCATCCGGTCCGTAGCCGGTGCCATCCCAGGTGACTCCCAGGGCCGGACCTTCCACGCCGTGATCGGCCAGACAGGCCGCCAGATGGGCGTGATGGTGCTGGATCGGGAGAAGGGGCAAGGGAGAGGGAAGCCGGACCGGCAGGGGGAGGTCCCCGGCGGCGGCCCGTTGCGCCCAGATGGTCGAGGCGTAGTCCGGGTGCAGATCGTGGGCGATGGCGACCGGCTCCGCCTCATACAGGCGGAGGAAATCCACGATCATGCGCTCGAAGGTCCGGAGGGCCTCCACCGTGTCCAGGTCTCCGATGTGGGGGCTCAGGAAGATCTGGCGGCCGATGCTGAGGGCGATGGTGTTCTTGAGGTGCCCGCCCACGGCCAGCAAGGTGGGCAGCGGCCGGCTCAGGAGGATGGGCAGCGGCGCGAAGCCGCGAGCCCGACGGAGGATCCGGGGCTCCCCCCGCATCCAGACCATCACGCTGTCGTCGGCGTGGCGGGCGATGGGGCGGTTGTGGATCAGAAAAGCGTCGGCGACGCGGGCCAGCCGCTGGAAGGCCTCCCGTTCGTCGGTGCAGATGGGCTCGTCGATCAGGTTGCCGCTGGTGGCCACCACAGGGAAATCCAGCTCCCGCAGCAACAG
Coding sequences within:
- a CDS encoding HypC/HybG/HupF family hydrogenase formation chaperone, with the protein product MCLGVPGKVVEVNERTALVDFWGMRKPVLLHVVDEPVSPGDYVLVHVGFAIRRIPPEEVENTLAFYEALLRTTEEDLLRAEIRDELRAVEEGP
- the hypF gene encoding carbamoyltransferase HypF — protein: MAAERRRLRVEIQGAVQGVGFRPYIYRLATELGLAGWVRNDPQGVFIEVEGPPHALARFLERLPREAPPRARIHNLHALPLDPAGYAGFEIRHSEGEGEKTVLILPDIATCPRCLSEILDPADRRYRYPFTNCTDCGPRWTIVEALPYDRPNTTMRRFRMCPACQAEYENPMDRRFHAQPNACPRCGPTLAFYARDPSADSDGEDHPDFPLQVGEYRRIARGDAALRRAAAALGAGQIVAVKGLGGFHLMVDARNEEAIARLRARKPRRDKPFALMARDLDQVRVMCETSPEIEALLAGPEAPIVLLPRRPGAPVASNVAPGNPYLGVMLPYTPLHHLLLRELDFPVVATSGNLIDEPICTDEREAFQRLARVADAFLIHNRPIARHADDSVMVWMRGEPRILRRARGFAPLPILLSRPLPTLLAVGGHLKNTIALSIGRQIFLSPHIGDLDTVEALRTFERMIVDFLRLYEAEPVAIAHDLHPDYASTIWAQRAAAGDLPLPVRLPSPLPLLPIQHHHAHLAACLADHGVEGPALGVTWDGTGYGPDGTIWGGEFLWGDASGFRRVASLRPFSLPGGDAAVHEPRRVAFALLWEMAGEAAMEWEDLPPVRTLRPAERQALARMMARGLNAPRTSSMGRLFDAVAAILDLHQQVSFEGQAAMALEFLADPAERRAYPLPLVENPGGEPAWVLDWRPLLEAILEDLRRRTDRGRIAARFHRALVEAIVAVARAVGETRVALTGGCFQNRYLTEEAARRLEEEGFTVLLHRQVPPNDGGISLGQILIAAARLEGASDLFPTGGV